In the genome of Mycteria americana isolate JAX WOST 10 ecotype Jacksonville Zoo and Gardens chromosome 7, USCA_MyAme_1.0, whole genome shotgun sequence, one region contains:
- the ZNF644 gene encoding zinc finger protein 644 isoform X2, which produces MDDLEINTEVTGAKEEEILCDDNFLSEEEGGIPKPQESDTSFQKNNTLTLPEELSRDRPEKALSGGQTSLFIHTGAPTVSSENFILSRGTAVNGPVSHSTSTKTSIMNKGSVSLTTGQPVGHHTDSCSTLTVVHDLQLPAKSTTQKSNQHQVLFLLPDVAHAKNLTHSIKNLPTSASIGCDSQKSVGNSVDSTLVGQVEVCEDDKNLLVKDDCVDTLTGISSGTGGFRSGCDPSWDPQKEFIQFLMTNEETIEKSPIHCKVGLEKKRKRKMDVSKITRYTEDCFGDTSCIPSKSKLLNVDYLEQNEELQIVEPQKYSLSKVKPESTDEELEAVDAIQQLIYSPTSNCAEDTSPVHTSTFLSNTLKNKCEQNDSESPSTFSTDEPSFYPCTKCNVNFREKKHLHRHMMYHLDGNSHFRHLNVPRPYACRECGRTFRDRNSLLKHMIIHQERRQKLMEEIRELKELQDEGRSARLQCPQCVFGTNCPKTFVQHAKTHEKDKRYYCCEECNFMAVTENELECHRGIAHGAVVKCSIIGSDMSQRKTQKKASLKDPYLGSSKKSSTYMCKMCPFTTSARSILKKHVEYLHPASCIDPFGSHLRLEKRKGSIIEESLDFGSRTKQLIKQSSTFPKNSVLKQDVKRSFGSTSQSSNFAKLHKRPYRIQKARKSVSQSSVSVCNLNSTNKTFLIRNSIDQKPKCFHQAAKQKASVKTSSNYLYRHKYENYRMIKKSSDSYPLHLKKEESNSVSSLHLFSSSSSPRNNCFVMDSNNLDCKRAEGCKDRRHVAVKRVVKESKREGSVTGDDLDCYPDFLHKMTVVVLQKLNSAEKKDSYETEDESSWDNVELCDYTTQSVEDESYSDINQEHVNLFPIFKGKMEDHEAGDKSSLSYEQNDGFYFEYYEDAEGSNFLHDLHDPQNLENVGSALPKHNSVFHWTDLSLEKKSCPYCPATFETGVGLSNHVRGHLHRAGLSYEARHVVSPEQIATSDKMQHFKRTGTGTPVKRVRKAIEKSETSSEHTCQLCGGWFDTKIGLSNHVRGHLKRLGKTKWDAHKSPICVLNEMMQNEEKYEKILKALNSRRIIPRPFVAQKFASNDDFLSQNVIPLEAYHNGLKTEDTSVSASEEEGLSFLNECDETKAVLRDEKKNQSLTLIELLKNKRLGEERNPDISPQKIHNQTARKRFVQKCVLPLNEDSPLMYQPQKMDLTMQSALDCKQKKSRSRSGSKKKMLPLPHSADEVYILRCRFCGLVFRGPLSVQEDWIKHLQRHIVNANLPRTGAGMVEVTSLLKKPASITETSFSLLMAEAAS; this is translated from the exons ATGGATGATTTAGAGATAAATACTGAAGTCACTGGTgctaaagaagaagaaatcctgTGTGATGATAATTTCCTATCTGAGGAAGAAGGTGGCATTCCTAAACCACAAGAGAGCGACACATCGTTTCAGAAGAACAATACATTGACTCTGCCTGAGGAGCTATCAAGGGACAGACCTGAAAAAGCCTTAAGTGGAGGCCAGACTTCTCTATTTATACACACTGGTGCTCCTACTGTTTCTAGTGAAAACTTTATCTTGTCTAGAGGAACTGCTGTTAATGGACCAGTTTCACACTCCACCTCAACTAAGACTTCCATTATGAATAAAGGCAGTGTTTCATTAACCACTGGACAGCCTGTAGGTCATCACACAGATTCCTGCTCAACTTTGACAGTGGTTCATGATCTTCAGCTGCCTGCAAAGAGTacaacacagaaatcaaatcagcaccaagttttatttttgttacctgATGTAGCACATGCTAAGAACCTGACTCATTCCATTAAAAATCTACCTACCTCTGCTTCAATTGGTTGTGATTCACAGAAATCAGTAGGAAATAGTGTAGATAGCACTTTAGTAGGCCAAGTAGAAGTTTGTGAGGATGATAAAAACTTACTAGTAAAAGATGATTGTGTCGATACATTAACAGGCATTTCCTCAGGTACAGGTGGTTTTAGATCGGGATGTGATCCCAGCTGGGATCCACAAAAAGAGTTTATACAGTTTCTTATGACAAATGAGGAAACAATAGAGAAGTCTCCCATTCACTGTAAAGTAGGCTTAGAAAAAAAGcgaaaaaggaaaatggatgttAGTAAAATAACACGCTATACTGAAGACTGTTTTGGTGATACCAGTTGTATTCCTAGTAAATCGAAACTATTAAATGTTGACTACTTAGAGCAGAATGAGGAGCTACAAATAGTAGAACCACAAAAATATTCATTGAGTAAAGTAAAGCCTGAATCCACAGATGAAGAGCTGGAAGCTGTTGATGCTATCCAGCAGCTCATTTATAGTCCCACTAGTAACTGTGCAGAAGATACTTCTCCTGTTCACACTAGCACTTTTCTTtccaatactttaaaaaataaatgtgaacagAATGATTCTGAATCGCCATCTACTTTCAGTACTGATGAACCATCATTTTATCCCTGTACAAAGTGCAATGTGAATTTTAGGGAGAAGAAACATCTGCATAGGCATATGATGTACCATTTAGATGGGAACAGTCATTTCCGACATCTCAATGTCCCCAGGCCCTATGCATGTAGGGAATGTGGAAGGACATTTCGAGATCGTAATTCACTTCTTAAACATATGATAATTCACCAGGAAAGAAGGCAGAAACTGATGGAAGAAATCCGTGAGCTGAAAGAACTTCAGGATGAGGGTAGGAGTGCACGGTTACAGTGCCCACAGTGTGTATTTGGTACCAATTGTCCCAAGACGTTTGTGCAGCATGCAAAGACCcatgaaaaagataaaagatattATTGCTGTGAGGAATGCAATTTCATGGCTGTGACAGAAAATGAATTGGAATGCCATCGAGGGATCGCTCATGGAGCAGTAGTCAAATGTTCAATTATCGGTAGTGACATGTCccagaggaaaacacagaaaaaggcgTCATTGAAAGATCCGTATTTAGGATCCTCAAAAAAGTCATCGACATATATGTGTAAGATGTGTCCCTTTACTACTTCAGctagaagcattttaaaaaaacacgtGGAATATTTGCACCCAGCATCATGCATTGATCCCTTTGGTAGCCATCTTagactagaaaaaagaaaaggcagcataATAGAAGAATCTTTAGATTTTGGTAGCAGGACAAAACAGTTGATCAAACAATCTTCTACTTTTCCAAAgaactctgttttaaaacaggatgTAAAAAGATCATTTGGCTCTACTTCACAGTCCAGTAACTTCGCAAAACTTCACAAGAGACCCTACAGGATACAGAAGGCTCGGAAAAGCGTTTCACAGTCATCTGTAAGTGTGTGCAATCTAAATTCTACAAACAAGACCTTTTTGATTAGAAATAGCATTGACCAGAAACCTAAATGTTTTCatcaagcagcaaagcagaaagctaGTGTCAAAACAAGCAGTAATTATTTATATAGACACAAATATGAAAACTACAGGATGATTAAAAAATCTAGTGACTCTTatcctttgcatttaaaaaaggaagagtcCAACTCTGTCAgttctttacatttattttcttcatcaagTAGTCCCCGTAATAATTGTTTTGTCATGGATTCAAATAATCTTGATTGCAAAAGGGCAGAAGGCTGTAAAGATCGTAGGCATGTAGCTGTAAAAAGAGTGGTTAAAGAATCCAAGAGGGAAGGCTCTGTTACAGGAGATGATTTGGATTGCTATCCAGATTTTCTGCATAAAATGACTGTTGTTGTTTTACAGAAACTTaactctgctgaaaaaaaagacagctatgaAACGGAGGATGAAAGTTCATGGGATAATGTTGAACTATGTGATTACACTACACAGTCTGTGGAGGATGAATCTTACAGTGATATTAATCAGGAGCATGTAAACCTATTCCCCATATTCAAAGGTAAAATGGAAGATCACGAAGCTGGTGATAAATCTTCACTTAGTTATGAGCAGAATGATGGCTTTTATTTTGAGTATTATGAAGATGCTGAGGGTAGTAACTTCCTGCATGATTTGCATGATCCTCAGAATTTAGAAAATGTAGGATCAGCATTGCCAAAGCATAATTCAGTTTTCCATTGGACTGATTTGTCGCTTGAAAAGAAGTCCTGCCCATACTGTCCAGCAACCTTTGAAACAGGTGTTGGATTGTCCAATCATGTCAGAGGACATCTTCACAGAGCTGGACTAAGCTATGAAGCCCGGCATGTTGTTTCACCAGAACAGATAGCAACAAGTgacaaaatgcaacattttaaaagaactggAACAGGAACTCCTGTTAAACGTGTTAGAAAAG cGATTGAGAAATCTGAAACTTCCTCTGAGCATACATGTCAGCTCTGCGGAGGCTGGTTCGATACTAAAATTGGATTGTCTAATCATGTGCGAGGACACCTGAAGAGGCTTGGCAAAACCAAGTGGGACGCACACAAGTCTCCGATCTGTGTTCTGAATGAGATGATGCAAAATGAAGAGAAGTACGAAAAAATCCTAAAGGCTTTGAACAGTCGCCGCATTATTCCCAGACCATTTGTTGCTCAGAAATTTGCATCAAATGATGACTTTTTATCTCAGAATGTTATACCTCTTGAAGCATACCATAATGGCCTAAAGACTGAAGATACATCTGTGTCTGCGTCGGAGGAAGAAGGGCTGAGTTTCCTAAATGAATGTGATGAAACAAAAGCAGTACTAcgtgatgaaaaaaaaaatcagtcacttACACTGATAgaacttctgaaaaataagagGTTAGGAGAAGAAAGGAATCCTGATATTTCTCCTCAAAAGATTCATAATCAAACTGCAAGAAAGAGGTTTGTTCAAAAATGTGTTCTTCCATTAAATGAAGACAGTCCATTGATGTATCAGCCACAAAAAATGGACTTGACTATGCAGTCAG CTTTAGACTGTAAGCAGAAGAAGTCAAGGTCAAGAtctggaagcaagaaaaaaatgctgccatTACCTCATAGTGCTGATGAAGTTTACATACTCAGATGCAG GTTTTGTGGTCTGGTCTTTCGAGGACCTTTGTCTGTTCAAGAAGACTGGATAAAGCACTTGCAGCGACACATTGTCAACGCAAATCTTCCACGGACTGGAGCTGGCATGGTTGAAGTCACATCACTACTTAAAAAGCCTGCTTCAATtactgaaacttcattttctttactgaTGGCAGAAGCAGCATCATAG